CAGAAGcatataacaataatagtaataaccaTTTAGGAAATTATGATAatgaatatacaaaaattgaTAAACAATCCAAAGATAATTTAGTACATCTAGATAATGGGTTAATCTgtaaaaatagaaataataaaaatgaaaataataatgttaataTGAATCcatcaaaaaataatggaatcattaataataatgttaaaaTATCACAAATGTAtggaaatgaaaataatataaaaaattgtctttattatcaaaataaacaatatgGTATTGGAtcaaatttagaaaataataaaattccaATTAACTCtaataatggaaatatgAATTCAATTTTGAATCTTGCATCTAACAATATATGTAACATGAATAATATGGGTTCTAACTTAGTAGACAATATGTATTCTATATATGGAAATTTAACAAATTctatgaataataaaaataatataaatatgcatagATATAACAATGAAATGAACAATTATATGAATCTTAATAAtgttcataatatatataacaataataatgggGGAAATAATTTAAACCATGAAATGTGtggtaaaaaaattaaaaatagtaaaaaaaattcaaataatataataaataaaaatacagaaaaaaataataataaaaaaagaaattcaGTAAATAGAAGTAATAATAGAATTATAAAAGATGAAAGTGaatttgaatatttattagAATTACCAGATAAAGATGGACCAAATTTAGAAAACCCAGAAGATTTAAAATGTGATATTGCAGGTGTATATTGGGATAAAAGAAGTTGGATTGCATCATGGTATGATAATGGTAAAAGATATTATAAATCATTTTCTGCTAAAACTCATGGATTCTATAAATCTAAATTTTGGGCTATTAAGGTACGTTTATCAAAAGTTAAAGGGCAAACTATTTTTGGAAAACATAATAGAAaaccaaaaaataataatcagAATAATGATAATGTTAATTCTATTCcatataatacaaatatgATAGTAGAAAATGATTGTATTACTGTTGATAACATCTAATAATGAACCGTTTGTATCCATTCAAATTGTTtctattattaaatttgtaaTACTTCAAAAATAGAAGCGTGAAGTGTGATGGTAAGTGTGGAATGGCTCGGATGCTTATCCATAAAAATTgccatattatttaaattccGAATTGGAACCGAATTAAACGAATAATTAATAGTgcaaagaaaatatttaataatattttaactgcaccaactttttttttttttttttttttttttgcatgcAAGGGAGGCAATTTTATTTCCTTGTTATagtgaataaataaatacacaATTATGCGCTACTTTAGTGACATATGTATCCTttagtttatatttttatctaaattataaTTCACTTTTGTTAAAATtcaattaaaatattaacatgttcatattttattgtcTAATCAATGCATTTAATTTGTTGTAGTTGTATGTGCATATATTGTATATGCCTttcatgttttatttaaaatttggctctctctttttttttttaccttgtattttgttattttccatgtttcttttttttctctcaTTTTAACCATGCAAATAAACACAATCAACTTGATACGAATTAAAACATTTATCCACAAAAGAGTTTAATACTGGGGAAGCGAAAAAAGGGGaaaaaataaggaaaaaaaggggaaaaaataaggaaaaaaaggggaaaaaaagaggaaaaaaCGAAGAAACAACTTGTTCTTTTctcaattatataatgaaaattttcaTACAGatttaagaaaatattatagatgAAGTTCTCAAATTTATAAGATAATTGTCTGGTTAATAATTTGAGCGCACTCATGGGGTGCGTCTACATATACAGCATGAGATGAATTTtccaaaatataatttttagagaaaggaaaaaaatttttaataatttgatCATAATCGGGAATAGTATAAGCTAGGTCTGATTTTTTTGCTATAACAAAACTACAAGGTTtcgtatatttatatttttcataatttaatggaaaatttgtaatattatgtatttcattatatatagtttcaacatttatattccatgttaatttatttttttgttcattttctttaaGTGACATACAAATAAATTGTGAAAATGAATCGGGAATGTCTGGTAATTCTtcctttaaatattttaaaaattctaatttatttttcgggtttttatttatttttatattatataatgttttactcatttttttaatactatAAGGTAATGCaatttctatattattagaatGATAATTATAAGGTAATATatccattattattaaatgtgAAAATAATTGAGGATTTTTTAATGCAGTATACATTGATACTTTTCCTCCCAAACTAAAACCAACTAAACAAcaactttttatatttaatttatttaatacattttttatatcttcttctatattattatatttcatatcATCTGTATGTTTAGATTCTCCATGATTTGGTAAGTCTaatgatattattttatttgatttaagcattttattaaaattacggaaattttttttacttccATAACAAccatgtaataataaaataggaATATTATTTGtctcttctttatatatactacTATTATTACGTATTGTAAAAGATATTCCATCAATCATATCTACAATTtctttatcatcattattatatgacccataagaaaaaaatgctttatttttatttacacatTTTCCATTTATTGTGCATATTTTACCTTTAGATTTAtaattcaaaatattatttccaCAGCtaaatgaattatatatattttcatttatccGATAAAATTTGTTTAACTTATATAACAAGCCACTCAttgttttcctttttttgttataatatCTATTAACTTTATTATCATGCTTAAATTtttctataatatttttttcaaaaaaaaaaaaaaaaaaaaacactcGGAAATATTAATCATGTACAAAAGGATAAACAACGAATATATTAAAGACCtcattttttccatatatttttttttttatcgtcCCTCAAAAAGATAtcaatacatatattattttaacaaaatatgtgTATTTACTTATTTTCTGTTGTTTTTACCTTGccgttcataattttttcacaaataatacataatttgttcataaataatacatatttttttttttaattactaTTTTAGCtatttattcaaaaataaatattttttttttttttacacacCTACTATATTCTTTATATTACCATTTTGGCTACTTTAAAAACTATTTTTCCAATTATGTTATAACCACCTTTTGtcgaattaaaaaaaaaaatttaaatatatcctAACATCATGTTTTTAACTATAAATTGTGTAgagcaaatatatatatacatgtgtatGCCTATTACACATATACATTTAGAAAAATCAGtgaaacaaaaaaagttTAACACGCTAAAAATTATCCCATAACTAGTGATATATGCAAACGTGGTTTGTATTAtgattacaaaaaaaaacaaaaaaaaacaaaaaaaacatggACCTTTTTCGACGATTTATTTGCACTAAAaacattaaaatatattccttaaaaattattatgtaattttttcatgttttttattttcaaccTTTAATTTGTTCACAGAAACATGTTGTACTAGCCCAAGTGTGTCGTTAATATCtttgttgtatttttttatacaacttatactattattgttattaacCATAgaactaataaatataatatttttaatttcactTATTATGTTGTATTTGTTTAACTTCACAAATGTTATAATTGTTACTATTTTTCTTATCAATGTTGATATCACATTTTCATTccttatatataaatgtaaattCCCTTTTTggtattattttgttttcaaAATTCATATCATTATTGCAcactttattatttttctccaaataatttaaatattttttaaaatttgtatatttttcacATAATTCAAATTCACTAAgcacacattttttttgttttaattttgataattcttgattgtataaataattatataccaAACTAGGATGTGGTAAAGAACTACTACTACCACTCGAACCtgtattttctaaattaaaaaatccTGTTTCCTTCTTATtcttaataattttattatttaacattaaattatttgtgttttcttcattttgtaATTTATGTTCAAAATTAGgggtatatttatttttataattttcttctCCTTTCCATATTGTATcattttcctttttcttaTTTAAATTGGagatattataattttggaGTTTAAAGACAgaatattttacatttttataaaatactttttttaaaattattattaatttttttattccacTCAGTTTGTCATCTTTATCAATAGTACTACTACATGAACTATAACAAAAAGATTgacttttattattattatttttttctgatAAAAATACACTATTAAAGATACTTTCGTTTTCATATTTAAATTCAAAAACATtactaataaataaatgtaaaataaatttaattttgttcTTTATCATAATAACTAACCGTTTTAcaacaaaatttatattttgttcataaatttcatttattttgaatattatattatttataaataatttatcataagTATTTTTACGAGCATATGTCttcattatattatttttaaattcattacatCTTCTACATAGTTCCCTTATAACATATCTTTTACTATTatccacatttttttttaacacaTTACATAAAAAAGCACAGCCATATCCAATGCGTAACGCTTTAGAAATAGCTATTTCATATttcttaaaatttatttcaaaattttcattttcttctattatttttttctctaattcatttttatatgtttttaatttattattctcCAAAATTAATTctgttattttttcattataattttttatttttttatgtgtaTCAAAGACAGGAAATTTTgtgtatatgtatttatttgaaCCTtctactttatttttatcagtaatataattatattctatttttttatttgtattttccATCATGTCTgctaaaaattatataaagctTCATAacttttacattttttcttGTCTTTTTTTACTTCTACAAAGGTGTACTTTTTTAAAGTGTGTAGCTCTTGtaaaatgtttattatttaatttgtgtGTTTTTGTttctcaaaaaaattattaattttacatTGCACATGTACATAATATTACAATGCcgaaaattttttttttttttctgtatcaataatttatgaacaaataataatttttatgtatttttaaatttagcTAGATATGGCAAATGAAAAGATTTCCTCTGTTGTAAAATTTTCCTAATGTATGCATGCACATGCATACATTCTACtttgataataaataaatattttttatttccttcaCAAAGGTGAAATAAAATACTTTGAATATTTATGATTAAGCTTTTATTGAATTATGAAATTTATtatgtaattaaaaaatgtacacattttatgaatattaatatttttatatagatttaaaaggaactaattaatttttttatgaatgttcatattattattttttaagaatatatataatcttatatgaacaaatcatgtattttttttataaaaataatttatgtctaaatgttataattagCTATCTTTTAGTACCAGCtagcgaaaaaaaaatatcactATTAGATTTTCAACAtgcaataataaaaaaaaattttaatgatAATCTTATCAATTTtgtttagtttttttttttcattcacCCATCACAAAACGTTAATATGAGGGATTACGAAAAATACCAAAtgtatatgcacatatatgtgtatgtctttcatatatattgtgAAAGATACATATGTAAAACGTGCATAGAAAaaagataatgataatacTGAAAAATTAagtatacataaaaatgtatataataattgtatgcacactatataaaaatcacATATTCCTTAATTTACTCCTTTAATATGTAATCAGTGTTTcattcataaattataagtTTGCAATATTTAATACAAGAATATAGCTGTATTTATACATAGTATATATCAATGTAAAAACAGTTGCACCCCTTCgcttttgttttatataatttatttaattatttcttaTAATGTATAATGGGGTTTGGTTAGTATTTATTATGTACAATAGTATAAACTTAAGAATATTGGTAATCTGGGGCAGCAATATATGCTTtcgattttttatttcgtcTATTTTCAATATAGTTATGCCCATAATTAAGTTTATGCTCATCCCATTTACATTGCATATATTCGTTAAACCATTTGACGCATTTTTGATTACTTGTATTTGGGTTCATATGAAAAGAATGTGTTaataaacatttatattCTTCTATAGCTAAATATTTACAAGCATCATTTGGATTGTCGATATTTATTCTTtctgtatataaatttaatttatttctaATATCATTTTCAGTATTCAATGAATGCATATCTTTATTCATAATAGCattattgtcattattttTGAAATGATATAAGCCATGATTATGTGCTAATAAAAGTTCCCAATCTGAAGAGAAatgcttatttttatttaatgttTTGAATCCTTCTTCTGGATACAAATCGCTAGCTATATTACtataatttgtattaataCGTTCATCTGAGTtatttactttattttttttaaacactacatttttattaataggAAATGGGTAATCTACTggttgattttttttatgatctTTTTCATCATCTTCATCATATACTTGCACACCTGTATATCTAtcaatactttttttttccacaccatgtttatatttatttatattttcattactATCAATGAAAGGGTTTAttggtatttttttaattatatcaaCAATTGAGTCATTGTTACTTGTGTTATTATCTTCATAAGCATATGAtgctttttttatatcatcaaCATTTTCTTCGCATTTAATTATCTTTggtttttgaaaaaaaaaatcttttaatatcatctttaaataagtaaatatattttttacacacacacacaaaaaaaaaaaaaaaaaaaaaaacgagcTAGCTATTATTAGAAATAAATTTAagcttttaattttttttagggaatgaaaaaaatgtcaCTCTTTGAAAATGAGTATGTGTCAATCTGTATTATTTGCTTACATTTTGGGCTAAATTATTCAGCCatttttttgcatattttcATATACTTTTCTGTAAATTTCGTTATTTTCTTCTTGTATAtcttttgaaataaaaaagttttaCGTAACACAATTTATTCTAAAAAGGAATATAGATAACAATTTATTTGGCTACTTTAACGAATATCACtcctttttatttaaatttatactcAACCTTATTCTCTCCAATAGtttttaactttttcttGTGATTGTTCACTCTTTTGTTATTTTGAATTTCGCTATTTTGAATTTcgctattttattattttactattttgaGTTTcgctattttattattttactattttgaGTTCCActattttgaattttttctttttctttttctttttcttttttttccatatgTCATCCTTTTCCAATGTGCACAACTAgctgataattttttttttttttttttttttttttttaaataattgcGGTACTATATGCTCTGCCATTCTCCTTTAATTTTATCCCTTTTTTATaagcatattttttaagtaataaaaaaagtaataaatatgatttatCTTTCCTTCTTTAAAATGGCGAAAAAAAttgtttgttttatttaactCGACAATGCTTAATTTATTTCTATTTGTTTGTAACcacttcatataatttgcTTCATTTTTCGAAACGTTATCCCCGTTTGAAATATTTACAGTTTTGCCTCCATTCtaaatatttacaattttGCGGTTTTACAATTGTGATTTACAATTTTGCGATTTACAATTTTGCGATCTTCGGTATTCTCGCCTATCACAACCCTTGCAATTGCATACGCCTCCATTCGAAAAAAAAGTTGGAAAAAAAAGTTGGAAAAAAAAGTTGGAAAAAAGCGATAAAAAAGTGAGGAAAAAAAAGCGATAGAGTAGAATAATAGCTGTGATATCCCATTTTTATAAGGACAATTTTTTAGAAACAAAAAAGATGGAAGAAGTAATTGatgatttaatttattatgttCGAACAGATGAAATAGATGAAATACAAAAGATACTAGAaacagaaaatataaaaacaataaacgatataaaagatgaaaataataattcgtTATTACATTTTGCTTGTGCAAATAACAATGTAGATATGATAAGATTCTTATTATATGAATGTAGTATAGATTATAACACATTTAATAATAGTGGGAATAGTCCTTTATTGTGGGCTatccaaaataaaaattttgagGCTATAAAAGAGGTTCTTTTTTTcgattattatttaaataagttTGAATATATAGCTATTGAAAAAAAACCAAATgaaatttatgaaaatatatttaaagatataaattgtccaacatttttaaaaagcaattataaattaaatgaagaaataaaaaaaaaaatcaatgctataaatataattgattattttatttttttacatacaaacgaaaattttgataataataataatgacaatTCATATCCTAACAAgtatgaaataaatttatataaagaaagaaataaaatatatttattaaaaaataatgaattttctaaaaatatattatcagaatcttttaatatacaaaatgaaaatatattacatctAATTTTAAATCATCCTATATCTAGTATTTTAGACAATCAggaaattattgaaaataatccaaatattaaatttaatgataatttaaGCAAAATTAATTATCAAGAAAATcatgaaaatgaaaagatAAAGGAAAATGATTTTACATCTAACATTAGTGAAGCTAAAATAGTTCAGGAACACATTCATGAATTAATTGTTAAtcaaaatgttaaaataaatgaaaacgatgtaataattaaaataagaGAAATTGGACTAAATTATTTTGGTAAATGGTTAGAtgaaaatgatttaaaaaatgatataactGGAATTAATATATGGGAATGTAGTATCATAGCAAGTAAATGGCTTGTTGATATGTGTATACAAGACAATTtaatttttagtaataaaaatattttagaaaTAGGGGCTGGATGTGCTTTAAATtcaatttctttatttatacattctAACATTTTATGTAATGGAAATTCAAAATTAGGTCCAGCTAATATGGTAATTAGTGATATTAATGAATTTAcactaaataatatattatataatattcaaataaataaagaattacTAAATTATTGTGATCAAAATTGggaaagtaaaataaaagtatGTAATATTGATTGGACAGAtgataatacatatttaaaagaTACAGATAATCAAACATATATGAAATATGATTGTATTATTGGTAGTGATCTTATTTATGATAAGAATATAGTTCcatctattatatttttattaaataaattattgaaaaaaaatggaacctttttttatgtttgtAAACAAAATAGAGATGGTGTTCAACTTTTTTTTGAacagttaaaaaaaaacttttttgtcgaattttttaaaataccaGAAAATTATCTTACCAACACTTTTCTTAATATGGACCAAGAATTATTTGAAACAAAATTCTCAGAATTTGCATCATCAGACCAGATGGTAATGCTAAAATGTGTGAACCCATGACCCTTGCAATGTACATAATATGCAtactacatatatataatgtacatgtacatgtttcacttttttatacttttgaAATAACTGGGGAAGCTAAAAGTAATTGCTACGTGCTCCCCATCCATTTTgcttttatttcattttctctACTATTTGGCCtcgtattttttattttatcaaatttgTATATGCCTTGTCATTTAATAAGCTAACCCAATTTAACACTCAACggttaaacaaaaaaaaaaaaaaaaaataaagcaaaaaaaatataaaaaaaaatataaaaaaaaaaaaaaaaaatatataagtatataaaaatataagtatataaaaatataagtatataaaaatataagtatataaaaataaagtatataaaaataaagtatataaaaatagggGTGAACTGCCCtacaaattaatatataatttacgtagcattattttttacGTAGTGCTATTATTTACGCGATATATTACTGCGTAACATGATTATACCCATTTTGGTGATATGGGCTTGCCTTGGCTAAAAGCGATTAAAGTGGTATTGACCTGGCCGGTATATTGGCAAAAGTAATTTGTGCTTGTTTTATATGCgccataaaatatatttgcaaATCTTGGATACCTTTgccaattattattatcatcatattttatcGTATTATCGTATTtatgatataataataataatatatttatttattatatgcatactAGTATTAATATGGggtttataattttcctgcttaatttaaatcaagGCCATATTCTTcggttattttttttttaaaattgtttgACAAAAATATTGCAGCATCCAtccatatataatatatatataatatatatataaataaaaaatacacagcattataaatttttttttttaatttttcataaataaaaaattatatatatctatttattaatatttcgTCGTAATTAGAAATTAGTATTTAGTGAAATAAAGTAAtagtatatttaaaaataaatttttataaaacttgtaaattttttttttaaattaattatagatatataatatattttatataattatagaataaacatttttatttttttttattaaaaagtttAATTTAAAATGGAAAACGAAAAAATTGTTCAAAACAATGATACTACTACTTCCGTTAAAAAGGGAGTCAATAAATCTATTAAAAaagttttaattaaaaacaaaaaaggaaacaaaaaaatgaaagctCCTAGATTATATGAAAAGGGTGTTATTTTAGGATATAAAAGGTAAACAtaagaaataaaagataatTCATAAGAATAGCAATTTCTATATATGCATCAAAGAAAGCTGAAAAttgcaaataaaaaaaaaacaaaaaaaaacaaaaaaaaaacaatgctTTACTCacattttatcatatttttttcccttttaaCAGATCACAAAGAAACCAAGATCCTAACTTTACTTTATTATCTATAAGAAATGTCAATACTAGAAAGCATGCACAATTATATGTTGGAAAAAGAGTCGCATATGTATATCGAACTAACAAACACCACGATGGAGTTAAAATTAAGGTAATTTGGAAACGCaaaagaaaaggaaaaaaaaacaatatatatgtatctgCCCGTATCTGCTCGCCGCATCTATGCacatgataaatatattgtgttcattttttttatagtgtATATGGGGAAAAGTATGTAGAACCCACGGAAATAGTGGCGTAGTAAGAGCCCGATTTGCTACTCATATTCCACCTCAAGCCTTTGGAAATAGAGTtcgaatattattatatccatctaatatttaaaataacaacaaaaacaacaaaaacaacaataataataataataataactttatcacgattttttttattacattataaatatatgcatgtatatacatagataaataatttaaaacaatttttgcttttttttttttttttaaatatatattatactacAAATAACTTATTCGTTGGgtctttatttttgtttccCTTGAATGTATacataaaagaaaaagacaatataaatataaaaatatatttaaaaaaatattctctAGTTTAGTAGAAAAAAAGGGGAGGTGAACTTTTCATAAtcttaaaattattatgtttgGAATAGTTTATTCCCTTTACCAATTCACAATTAAATTATACAACCATCTGCCATATGGCCTATTAATAAGAACAACAATAATGGCATATTAGTGATAATACCATATTAGTGATAATACCATACTAGTGATAATACCATACTATTGATAATACCATACTAGTGATAATACCATACTATTGATAATACCATACTATTGATAATACCATACTAGTGACAATACCATACTAGTGACAATACCATACTATTGATAATACCATACTAGTGATAATACCATACTAGTGACAATACCATACTAGTGACAATACCATACTAGTGATAATAAGATATGTTGTATACTCATATTGAgctttcattttgttcatgTGGTTTAGTTTtattgcaaaaaaaaaaaaaaaaaaaaaaaaatattcttaaTTTGTCCCTACACCTTTTAATAggaaattaaatattttataatttttatgtaatagcaaaagttataaaaatttaaagaatatAGGTATATACCAAAATAAGtcaacatatttatatataattaataaatatatgcacattctcattttttatatattacaaaGGGTTTACAaaatttcttaatttttaatttaaaccatttgtattaataatataatataaaaaatatagaattgtttttaaatttttttattttaaaaaaatgcgAAATGGGGAGTGTGGGATAAATGGCAACTAATATATAGgcatacaattttatattattataatttttttacaaaataaatatatttttatatatgcaataatatgcaataatatacaatatagtaataaccatataataaatataatacgtATTAACATGCCCGTAAAATAAGCAcaatataatcattaaaaaaaaatatatatatatacatattactattttcttgctttttttcctttcatatttttaattttttttaaattatatttaacatattcctaaaatttattttacatttataatCGTATTTtctgtaaaaaaaatattacataaatataataaaaatatatttgtaataaaaacaaggaattattttaacaatatttatattaacagttcataaaaataaatattttaaaaaatggcaAATATAAGTGGAGCTCTTATTTGGGAATTAACCAAAAACAACAACTGTTTTcttaaaagaaatataacaggaaaaaaggaaaaattaTTGTGCGACCCTTATAATTTAAGATgcaaaaatacaaaaaatagtAGTGGTATGAATTGtttccatatatttataaatttctattatcatatatatcctatttttatttatcatattatttttatgcatttatatatttacccTTATATACCCTACCAGTTCATATATACCTTTAAATATGACTATGCATAtccttatatttataatttttatttttaggtTTGGTAAATGATAATGCTGTTAATCTCAGATTAAATAAGgggaaaatatttttatgtgtCAAATCAACCACCAAAAAGTacgaatttttaaaa
Above is a window of Plasmodium yoelii strain 17X genome assembly, chromosome: 9 DNA encoding:
- a CDS encoding alpha/beta hydrolase, putative — translated: MSGLLYKLNKFYRINENIYNSFSCGNNILNYKSKGKICTINGKCVNKNKAFFSYGSYNNDDKEIVDMIDGISFTIRNNSSIYKEETNNIPILLLHGCYGSKKNFRNFNKMLKSNKIISLDLPNHGESKHTDDMKYNNIEEDIKNVLNKLNIKSCCLVGFSLGGKVSMYTALKNPQLFSHLIIMDILPYNYHSNNIEIALPYSIKKMSKTLYNIKINKNPKNKLEFLKYLKEELPDIPDSFSQFICMSLKENEQKNKLTWNINVETIYNEIHNITNFPLNYEKYKYTKPCSFVIAKKSDLAYTIPDYDQIIKNFFPFSKNYILENSSHAVYVDAPHECAQIINQTIIL
- a CDS encoding ATP synthase-associated protein, putative; its protein translation is MILKDFFFQKPKIIKCEENVDDIKKASYAYEDNNTSNNDSIVDIIKKIPINPFIDSNENINKYKHGVEKKSIDRYTGVQVYDEDDEKDHKKNQPVDYPFPINKNVVFKKNKVNNSDERINTNYSNIASDLYPEEGFKTLNKNKHFSSDWELLLAHNHGLYHFKNNDNNAIMNKDMHSLNTENDIRNKLNLYTERINIDNPNDACKYLAIEEYKCLLTHSFHMNPNTSNQKCVKWFNEYMQCKWDEHKLNYGHNYIENRRNKKSKAYIAAPDYQYS
- a CDS encoding methyltransferase, putative, with product MEEVIDDLIYYVRTDEIDEIQKILETENIKTINDIKDENNNSLLHFACANNNVDMIRFLLYECSIDYNTFNNSGNSPLLWAIQNKNFEAIKEVLFFDYYLNKFEYIAIEKKPNEIYENIFKDINCPTFLKSNYKLNEEIKKKINAINIIDYFIFLHTNENFDNNNNDNSYPNKYEINLYKERNKIYLLKNNEFSKNILSESFNIQNENILHLILNHPISSILDNQEIIENNPNIKFNDNLSKINYQENHENEKIKENDFTSNISEAKIVQEHIHELIVNQNVKINENDVIIKIREIGLNYFGKWLDENDLKNDITGINIWECSIIASKWLVDMCIQDNLIFSNKNILEIGAGCALNSISLFIHSNILCNGNSKLGPANMVISDINEFTLNNILYNIQINKELLNYCDQNWESKIKVCNIDWTDDNTYLKDTDNQTYMKYDCIIGSDLIYDKNIVPSIIFLLNKLLKKNGTFFYVCKQNRDGVQLFFEQLKKNFFVEFFKIPENYLTNTFLNMDQELFETKFSEFASSDQMVMLKCVNP
- a CDS encoding ribosomal protein L35Ae, producing MENEKIVQNNDTTTSVKKGVNKSIKKVLIKNKKGNKKMKAPRLYEKGVILGYKRSQRNQDPNFTLLSIRNVNTRKHAQLYVGKRVAYVYRTNKHHDGVKIKCIWGKVCRTHGNSGVVRARFATHIPPQAFGNRVRILLYPSNI
- a CDS encoding 60S ribosomal protein L28, putative → MANISGALIWELTKNNNCFLKRNITGKKEKLLCDPYNLRCKNTKNSSGLVNDNAVNLRLNKGKIFLCVKSTTKKHIRNKQLRAKNAKKVESLIEEHTKNNNVPKKTLLKKYKRLSKTHETNTKSNK